AAGCAATTTGTTTCTGGAACCTGAACGCAATCTTCTTATGGCTTTCTCTTTTATTTGTCTAACACGTTCTCTCGTTAAACCAAATTTTGCACCTATTTCGTCCAATGAAAAACTATGCGAAACTCCTATTCCATAAAACAACTTAACTACATCGCGTTCACGCTCTGTCAGTGTTTTTAAGGAACGGTCAATTTCTTTACGAAGCGACTCATTCATGAGTCCGTAATCTGCATCAGGCGCGTCATTATTTTGCATAACATCAAGCAAGGTTGCTTCTTCGTTACCTGCAAATGGTGCATCCATACTTACATGTTTGCCGGGCGACTTCAATGTGTCGGAAATTTTTTCAATCGGCACTTCCATTATTTCAGCTATTTCTTCTGCAGAAGGTTCACGTTCATATTCTTGTTCCAATTTTGAAAAAACTTTATTTATTTTTCTTAGAGAACCTACCTGATTTAACGGAAGTCGGACAATGCGAGCCTGCTCAGCAATAGCCTGCAATATACTCTGACGGATCCACCATACAGCATAAGATATAAACTTAAATCCTCTGGTTTCATCAAAGCGTGATGCTGCTTTGATAAGTCCCAGATTGCCTTCGTTAATCAAATCAGGAAGGCTTAAACCTTGATTCTGATATTGTTTGGAAACAGACACAACAAACCTCAAATTAGCTCTAGTTAATTTACTCAATGCCTCTTCATCGCCCTCTCGAATTCTGCGAGCTAAATTTGCTTCTTCCTCTGCAGTAATCATGCCTTCGCGGCTTATTTCCTGAAGGTATTTTTCCAACGATTGGCTTTCTCTGTTGGTTATGGACTTTTGAATGCGTAGCTGCCTCATAAATTGTTTCGGTTTATCATACAAAGTTAATAGTAAAAAAATCATTAATCCAAAAAAATATTCAACCAAATTGCATCATATGTTCAAAAAGATTTCCACAAATTGAAAATGTCATAGTCTGTTTTTTTGTGATTCCGGAAAATGATTAATTACTTTGTGTCATCAAAAGGGGTGCTTCCTTTAATGAAAGGAATGCTGAGATTATACCCATAACCTGATCAGGATAATGCCTGCGTAGGGATAGGTAACATTCTTTAATTGCACCTGCAACCTTTTGTTTGTGATGTTACTTAAAAAATAATAAGATGGTTAAAAAAATTTCTCTGTTACTTTTAGCTTTAAGCTTCTGCCGCTTTTCTAATGCGCAGTTCGACCTATCAGGAGTTGTGACAACGAATGATGGTAAAAAAATTGAACATGCAGTGGTTACCCTTAAAGAATCGCTGTTTCGAAATTTTTCAGATGAAAAAGGAAGATTCACATTCTATAATCTCAAACCAGGCAAATACACTTTGCAAGTATATCAGCTTGGCTATCATGAATACAGTAGTGAAATTAACCTGACAAGTAACCAACATATAGAGGTGTTACTATTCAAAAAAGCGTTTGTAACTGACGAGGTAATTATTCAGTCTTCAAGAATGAAAAGCAAAATACCCATTGCACAAAACAGTCTGAATAAAAATGAAATTGAAGCAATGAATTCCGGAAAAGATGTACCTTCAATTATGGACCAACTTACAGGTGTTGTGGTGAGTAGTGATGCAGGTGCAGGCATTGGCTACACAGGTATTCGTGTGCGCGGAAGTGATGCAACAAGAATTAATTTTACCATAAATGGTATTCCCATTAATGATGCGGAATCGCAAAGTATGTATTGGGTTGACATGCCAGACCTGCTTAGTTCAACCAATCAGATACAAGTTCAAAGAGGTGTAGGTACTTCTGTAAATGGTGCAGGCTCATTTGGTGCAAGTATTAATATTCTTACAGATCATTTATCAGAGCAACCATATGCTGAAACTAACTTGAGTTAC
This portion of the Bacteroidia bacterium genome encodes:
- a CDS encoding RNA polymerase sigma factor RpoD/SigA, whose amino-acid sequence is MRQLRIQKSITNRESQSLEKYLQEISREGMITAEEEANLARRIREGDEEALSKLTRANLRFVVSVSKQYQNQGLSLPDLINEGNLGLIKAASRFDETRGFKFISYAVWWIRQSILQAIAEQARIVRLPLNQVGSLRKINKVFSKLEQEYEREPSAEEIAEIMEVPIEKISDTLKSPGKHVSMDAPFAGNEEATLLDVMQNNDAPDADYGLMNESLRKEIDRSLKTLTERERDVVKLFYGIGVSHSFSLDEIGAKFGLTRERVRQIKEKAIRRLRSGSRNKLLKDYLA